A stretch of the Nematostella vectensis chromosome 1, jaNemVect1.1, whole genome shotgun sequence genome encodes the following:
- the LOC5504943 gene encoding cell division cycle protein 20 homolog, with the protein MSHFNFETELNDLLKLDAPLAKGPAPRWQRKASSGRSQTSPLRNSSRLNTSTKTPTKTPKSSNKTPLTAKTPKTPSEDRFIANRSSMNFEANYFKLVAKGPQDEENEAVSPTKQDFQKSMADNLNGSEINARILAYKNKAPTPREGYMNDLRVLYSQSKTTSVSKKKNWRHVPQVPERILDAPDLIDDYYLNLLDWSCNNHLAVALSGFVYLWNASSGDIVQLCKMDSPDSYVGSVSWIAEGNYLALGTSDGAVELWDVESQKRIRNMTGHPSRIGALSWNSFIVSSGCRSGKIHHHDVRAAEHHVATLDKHTQEVCGLKWSPDGKYLASGGNDNLLNIWDANISASGISTNSLFCLSQHQAAVKALDWCPFQRNVLASGGGTADRQIKFWNASTGSCLNSIDTKSQVCSILWSKEYKELISSHGYAQNQLIVWKYPSMTKMTELTGHSCRVLHMAMSPDGQTVVSAAADETLRLWKCFTTDPTKKKAKTASFSSSSIIRQGIR; encoded by the exons ATGTCGCATTTTAACTTCGAAACGGAGCTGAATGATCTTCTAAAGCTCGATGCACCGCTAGCGAAAGGTCCTGCACCGAGATGGCAGCGAAAAGCGAGCTCTGGTCGATCACAAACATCGCCACTCCGAAACTCTTCACGACTGAACACAAGCACAAAGACGCCTACAAAGACGCCGAAATCTTCGAATAAAACACCGCTCACGGCAAAAACTCCAAAGACGCCATCAGAAGACAGATTTATTGCTAACAGAAGCAGTATGAACTTCGAGGCAAATTACTTTAAATTGGTTGCAAAGGGACCACAAGACGAAGAGAACGAAGCTGTTAGCCCGACCAAGCAAGACTTCCAAAAGAGCATGGCGGACAATTTGAACGGCAGCGAAATCAACGCAAGAATTCttgcatataaaaataaagcaccGACACCAAGAGAAG GTTATATGAACGATCTCCGAGTTCTGTACAGTCAGAGCAAAACGACCTCTGTGTCGAAGAAGAAGAACTGGCGACATGTTCCACAAGTCCCCGAGAGAATACTCGATGCTCCTGATCTCATCGATGACTATT ATCTCAACTTACTGGACTGGAGTTGCAATAACCATCTTGCAGTTGCCCTTAGTGGGTTTGTGTACCTATGGAATGCCAGCTCTGGGGATATTGTCCAGCTTTGTAAGATGGACTCGCCTGACTCATATGTTGGTTCCGTCTCATGGATTGCTGAAGGAAACTACCTAGCCCTTGGTACTAGCGATGGTGCAGTCGAG CTTTGGGATGTTGAAAGCCAAAAGAGGATCCGTAATATGACTGGTCACCCATCAAGAATAGGGGCCCTTTCATGGAACTCCTTTATTGTGTCCAG TGGTTGTCGGAGTGGTAAGATTCACCACCATGATGTGCGAGCTGCAGAGCACCACGTCGCAACTCTGGACAAGCACACCCAGGAAGTTTGTGGCCTCAAGTGGTCACCCGACGGCAAATACCTGGCAAGTGGTGGCAACGATAATCTCCTGAACATCTGGGATGCAAACATCAGCGCTTCTGGCATCTCTACCAACTCACTCTTCTGCTTGTCCCAGCATCAGGCAGCGGTTAAG GCATTGGACTGGTGTCCATTCCAGCGTAACGTCCTGGCAAGTGGTGGTGGCacagcagacagacagatcaAGTTCTGGAATGCTTCTACTGGTAGCTGCCTCAATAGCATTGACACAAAGTCTCAG GTGTGTTCAATCCTGTGGTCCaaggaatacaaggaacttATTTCTAGTCATGGGTATGCCCAAAACCAATTGATTGTCTGGAAATACCCAAGCATGACCAAGATGACTGAGCTGACTGGCCATTCTTGCCGTGTCCTGCATATGGCGATGAGTCCAGATGGCCAGACAGTGGTGTCCGCGGCAGCTGATGAGACACTAAGACTCTGGAAGTGCTTTACCACTGATCCCACCAAGAAAAAGGCAAAGACTGCAAGCTTTAGTAGTAGTTCGATCATAAGACAGGGCATTCGCTAG
- the LOC5504931 gene encoding trafficking protein particle complex subunit 5: MFPCVVTQLKKKSKMEARIGKSRTPNILDRPLSKGRNEINVSTFALLFSEMTQYCQNRVFTVPELQTKLSDLGQHVGARILDVLVLREKGLKREVRVLNILLFIKSVLWKSLFGKEADKLEQANDDDKTYYIIEKEPLVNRFISVPKDKGSLNCASFVAGIVEAVLHGCNFPAKVTAHWHKGTTLMVKFEESVIAREKTMDAR; the protein is encoded by the exons ATGTTTCCTTGCGTGGTTACCcagcttaaaaaaaaatccaagatggagGCTCGCATTGGCAAAAGTCGAACGCCGAATATCCTCGACCGGCCGCTCAGCAAAGGCAGAAATGAG ATCAATGTGAGCACGTTTGCGCTGTTGTTCTCGGAAATGACTCAATACTGTCAGAATCGGGTGTTTACAGTCCCCGAACTACAGACAAA GCTGTCAGATCTTGGGCAGCATGTTGGAGCCAGGATTCTTGATGTGCTAGTACTACGTGAGAAGGGACTTAAGAGGGAAGTCAGGGTCTTAAACATCCTACTCTTCATTAAATCTGTCTTATGGAAG TCCTTGTTTGGCAAGGAGGCTGATAAACTGGAGCAAgccaatgatgatgacaagaCTT ATTACATTATAGAGAAAGAGCCACTTGTCAACAGATTTATTTCAGTTCCGAAAGACAAAG GGAGTCTAAATTGCGCATCATTTGTGGCTGGGATAGTTGAAGCAGTACTACATGGATGTAACTTT ccTGCAAAAGTCACAGCCCATTGGCATAAAGGCACCACCCTCATGGTCAAGTTTGAGGAGTCCGTCATTGCTAGAGAGAAGACAATGGACGCAAGATAA
- the LOC5504944 gene encoding cation channel sperm-associated auxiliary subunit TMEM249 isoform X1, whose amino-acid sequence MLWNTIKSLEILEKPEAIFNRRLTANPHYPFERGTDKTKFILHLSSRRHIYSLFMFSTSVVILIFWSIFESAGQFMLFPVLVSIISGLLAWESRGKRTCELDFKKKRYKVVASGHPVCGGEFHNVYIRLKAQKHGAGQMYYYVVFNGYHVVEQKITSYSKNDKKMRILAKRLAENLDINFFDVKASSKEHVIRHRRQPIKDNGSLIV is encoded by the exons ATGCTATGGAATACAATCAAAAGCCTCGAGATCCTCGAGAAACCAGAAGCGATTTTCAACCGGAGGCTCACAGCAAATCCGCATTACCCCTTTGAAAGAGGAACCGATAAAACAA AATTCATCCTTCATCTGAGTAGCCGTCGTCACATCTACAGCCTGTTCATGTTCTCCACGTCCGTCGTCATTCTCATTTTTTGGTCCATCTTTGAAAGCGCTGGG CAATTTATGCTATTCCCCGTGCTAGTCAGCATAATATCTGGTTTGCTCGCCTGGGAGAGCAGGGGAAAGCGTACTTGCGAGCTtgactttaaaaagaaaagatacaAAGTTGTGGCAAGCGGTCACCCTGTGTGCGGTGGGGAGTTTCACAATGTGTACATACGACTCAAGGCCCAAAAGCATG GAGCGGGACAGATGTATTATTACGTGGTGTTTAATGGGTATCACGTGGTCGAACAGAAGATCACTTCGTATTCCAAGAACGATAAG AAGATGCGCATCCTAGCAAAACGCCTTGCCGAGAATTTAGATATAAATTTCTTTGACGTTAAAGCCAGTTCCAAGGAAC ATGTCATCCGCCATCGACGACAACCGATCAAAGACAACGGAAGCTTAATTGTGTGA
- the LOC5504930 gene encoding glutathione peroxidase, producing the protein MELCKQFLLLGIATLLLQPCFCSQFYSFTAKDIHGQDVSMEKYRGKVVLIVNVASECGFTDVNYRELVALHNKYSKEGLAILAFPCNQFGKQEPKRNYGIYRFAVDYYGVQFDMFSKIKTVGDGSHPLYNFLVESTGFPPIWNFNKYLVNRAGVVVKYFNHSFNPSSFESIILRHLRPGIHDGFESTSINDEL; encoded by the exons ATGGAGCTTTGTAAACAATTTCTTCTCCTGGGGATAGCAACGTTGCTTTTACAACCCTGCTTCTGCTCACAATTTTACTCTTTCACTGCCAAAGATATCCACGGGCAGGACGTATCGATGGAGAAATATCGAGGAAAG GTTGTGCTAATTGTCAATGTGGCCAGTGAGTGTGGGTTCACAGATGTCAACTATCGAGAGCTTGTAGCCCTTCACAACAAATACTCCAAGGAAGGGCTGGCCATACTAGCCTTTCCTTGTAACCAGTTTGGCAAGCAAGAGCCCAAAAGGAACTACGGGATCTACCGCTTTGCTGTCGACTATTATGGCGTGCAGTTTGACATGTTTTCCAAGATTAAGACAGTTGGCGATGGCTCACACCCATTATATAATTTCCTGGTAGAAAGTACTGGTTTCCCCCCTATTTGGAATTTTAACAAGTATTTGGTCAACAGAGCAGGTGTTGTTGTGAAGTATTTCAATCATTCTTTTAATCCAAGCAGTTTTGAGAGTATTATCCTGAGACACCTTAGACCAGGAATCCATGATGGATTTGAATCCACAAGCATCAATGATGAACTTTGA
- the LOC5504944 gene encoding protein Abitram isoform X2 — protein sequence MADEVNATVPSEATRKTVVDRYFSRGYMTDVNGRCGEDQCVLLHSNKICVVTVSPEHPLVKEKCAITSINFQISSKINRLDNHVSGKSKKGAQWMMPDDALCEVTCSNGTTYTLNSCIKGKLVEINQELLKTPELIKLKPETDGFIAVVLPKLTEVNEYFDKLLSPESYHLLLDKRKLSEQGVTPEGHANEQNEIEAKRIKLT from the exons atggcggacgaagTGAATGCCACAGTTCCTTCAGAGGCAACACGAAAGACAGTAGTTGATCGTTATTTCTCCCGAGGATATATGACAG ACGTGAATGGTCGTTGCGGGGAAGACCAATGCGTTCTGCTGCATTCAAACAA GATCTGTGTGGTGACAGTGTCCCCAGAGCACCCACTAGTGAAGGAAAAATGTGCAATCACAAGTATCAATTTCCAAATAAGTTCCAAAATTAATCGACTTGATAACCATGTATCTGGTAAATCCAAGAAAGGAGCACAGTGGATGATGCCAGATGACGCACTATGTGAAGTGACGTGCTCTAATGGTACTACTTATACATTGAACAG TTGtataaaaggaaaattagTTGAAATCAACCAAGAGCTACTGAAGACTCCAGAATTGATCAAATTAAAG CCAGAAACTGATGGATTCATTGCCGTGGTGTTACCAAAATTAACCGAAGTCAATGAGTACTTTGACAAGCTGTTATCTCCTGAAAGCTATCATCTTTTGTTAGACAAGAGGAAACTAAGTGAACAAG GGGTAACACCAGAAGGTCATGCAAATGAACAAAATGAAATAGaagcaaaaagaataaagCTGACATGA